The following nucleotide sequence is from Triticum dicoccoides isolate Atlit2015 ecotype Zavitan chromosome 7B, WEW_v2.0, whole genome shotgun sequence.
tgagggtgggggcgcgcctactcccctgggcgcgcctccctgcctcctggccgcctcgttgcttccttgacgtccactccaagtctcctggattgcgtttgtttcaaAAACGACtcttccgaaggttttattccgtttggactccgtttgatattccttttctgcgaaacactaaaataggcaaaaaaaacaatttggactgggcctccggttaataggttagtcccaaaaatagtataaagtatataataaagcccattaaacatccaaaatagataatataatagcatggaacaatcaaaaattatagatatgttggagacgtatcacggcacCAGAGTAGAAGTACCGTTGGGAGAGGTACTACCATATAAGTACCATCCAACTATCGCTAAAGAAATTTGGGCAAAAGAAACTTGCACACCCTTCAAACTACAAGCGGTACTAGTACGCGGAAGTACCTCACAAGCAGTGCTACCGAGATACTACCGCGCCACTATCGCTTAATAGAATTAGGCAACAGAAAGTTGCACAGAAGGGATTTCCCAGGCGGTAGTAGCTATGGTAGTCCACAATGGAAGTACCGcatatgcggtactaccgtggtaccGACCAGAACTGCTTGGGTGCTGTAAAAGTGCCCAAGCAAAACAAAAGGATGCTCCAGTACTAAAATTGTCATAACTTGTGCAAATGGACTTCGAAATCAGCAAACTCAAGCTTGATGTATAGATGATCACAAGTACTATCCAACAATGACAATAGGATATATTAAGAACTAGAAATGTGGAATAAATGCCAATAGGATAAGGAAGATAACTTTCCCCATATTTAACCGGCAAaatctccaacaccgaaaacgcaaaGATGATGCATATGAACTCCGTTTTTGGTGAACTTGAGTTTGACAAGAAGAATAACACAAAGACTAAAGCCTCACATAGAGAAAAGCCAAATAAGAACCAGGAAAGATAATGCCAAGAATGCAatgtttgagctctctatgaacgatacgatcaaggtactcactcgagagccccccttgatagtatggtaATAAATCCTATTGCCCGGCATCCCAACTAACACCATGAGattggtaaaatagaaaacctatcaaggacaAACATTTGCCTTACGCATAAtctacttgagctagatgatgacgatcttgacctcctcaagttggaccacctttctagattgtgttggctcgatgaagactagtagattgatCGCTCAtgcttcactatgggtgagcctctcttcggcacatcttcatatgtccattgtcaccacaatgaagggcaagcttcaagcatgtgatctcttcatgatgctccacttgaacttgcacattgcAATCttaatgacgatcaccacttgatgtcatcctccatgggttataTGATATCTTTCTTTTGATGCAatcccatggaaacatacctaatctCCTCACATAGACAGTGGGTTAGTAcataaagcgtaatggacaatgcttaccatatcatgggatcacttgatcccactcggtacatcttctacgcattGTGTGTTggtcaacttgaatcactctttgTGCTTAGTCTTGATCAATCTTAAAACATATCTTCTCTCTTCATAAAGAtggtgtcttgaaggtaaacatgaatgttcaTATAATCTTCttattcaagacatgcttgcaataggcTCAACTCTCATATGACCAATTTTTGGATAACTCCTTGAATAgtaccttggtcaacacataatcttcttcaaatAATTAACTTCGAAACCAACAAATGATTTTCATGTCATGCCTATGGaccaacccttcaaatataactcaaggcaactatTAGTACATAAGGATTGTCAtcaattacgaaaaccaaatatggGGGCACCATGCTCTTTCAGTTCCTGGTTCACCTGGTGGGAGAGTTGACTCCGACAAATCGTTAGTGTTTGACGGGAGGCATGGTGAAGCCAAAAAAATTACCATTGCCCGTTGTGTCACGCTTCTAGGTGTAGTCACACCAATGCATATTTGGAAGGGTATTTTGTTATTTTTAAAGAAGATTTCACACAGGTCGGAGGTGATGAAGAGTGTGTCGACATCAAGTGAGAAAAAAATCATTGAAGACTGGGGTTTTATGAAATATAGTCGAGGCCAATTAGTGAAAAATAATAGGTCCAAGACAAGAACGCAATGAtcatatattactccctctgtaacatgatataagacattttttgacactatcaTATTGTCAAAAAAAATCTTATATtaagttacagagggagtattgAACAACTATTAAGAGACAATACAATATGTCTAGAAAGTTTTTGCTCTAAGTTTTATAAACAATGGTTTTTTAGGCTTACCTTGCTCTCTTTTTAATAGCTCGAGGCTCACCTTAGTGTCTCTGTCTTATTTGAGGTTTCTTCCTTTAAGAAACAATAACACATGGCATAAATGTAATTGATGAGCATGAAGCAAAAGAGGTGAAAGCTGACATATGGATGATCGGTGGGCGGTGAGGAAGGGATGGTTATTCGAGTTTTTTCCTTGACAAACAATGATGCATGACATAAATATAGTTGATGGACACAAAGCAAAAGAGGTGGAAGCTGACACATGGGTGAATGGTGGTGGTTATGACAAGACAACTTTATATAGGGAGGTAGTCCCTCTGTTCCacgatataagatgtttttgcaagctatgTTTTAGCTTGCAAAGGCGCCTTATATTATGTGACATAGGGAGGAAAGTGCATGGATGAATCCGGGTACATATGAACCAACTTAAGAAAACATATttctaaatgctaaaaaaaatctgaaaatggtTGCACGGATACGTCTTCATGTTCTATGTGTGTAAAAAAGTTTCACGAAAAATAACTTTTTTTGTGgcgtgtgcaaaaaagacaaaaaattatGTCGTGAAACGCTATTTAAAAGCACATAAATTTTTCTTTTttacaaagaaaaaacaaaaggatTTTTTTTCACAAAACTTTGTGCCGCGCACACACATTTGCGAACATGTATGcgtgaaattttcttttgaatttttttgacattttaaaaTATGCTTGAAGTGCATTTTTTAAAAAGTGGGTGCATATGCATGGGTGCAGGAGGTGCCCTCTCGACATAGGGAGTACTAAATGAGTAGGAGGTATCTTAAAAAGTTTTAAATGGCCACCTCATCAAAATAAGACAAATCTCATGCCCATATTTTGAAGGAATTGCTACTCTTCCTCTGTTCAAAAATATATTTGCATTTAAAAAACTTGAGGAAAGTGTGGGCCAGACAGTTACATGCCTTGATTATGTAGATTGAAGAAACTACATGAATAAGCAAAAGAAAACATTCAATACCTCATGCCATTTAAAACTTTTTCTCTGTCGTTTAGCTCTTGTGGCTCTTTACATTGTTGTTTGTGCGGGCGGAAGAGTTGAAGTCATTTTGGGGAACGAAAACCCTAAGCTTACGGGGAGAAGTTTGCTGATGGTGGAAGATTATGAAAAAGAATTGACCCCAAGAGTGACGAAGTCCACAAAGTTCTGTATTTCGGAGTCGATCCTTGTTACAAACGTGCTACACCATCACGGGAATCATAGGGATCTACTTGCTCGGTTCATCTCAACATCTCAGATTCAGAATTACAAGAAAGGAGGAATTAAAGAGAGGGGAGAGAGTGGTTTGCCCTTTCGGGCCTCTACAGTTACACGATCCGTGTACTGTACTGCGATTTTTGCTTCATACATAAAGCGGGACATGAGCCTATTTGTTTCGAGGGTTCTACAGTTTCACGATCCACCCCAATGCCCAAAAACACTCAACGGGGAGCTCTGTCTATAGCAGGGACTAATTATACTCGCTTGCATACTCTCATGTTTGAACTATCAAAACGTCCTATATTTAGGAACGTAAATCCCACCTTATGACGTGAACCAATCTTTCCCAGCATACTTGTGCGACGACGCAAGGGGTCTGTCTGACCTCCGGGGCCCAACAGCTTGCCCTCGTTCACGTATGGTTGTCGCCGTTTGAAGTAGAACACCCTTTCTGTTCTTCAGTTTCGTCAGGTTCAGCAACAACCACGCCTTCTTCAGTTTCGTCAGCTTCAGTGGCAGCCACGCCTTCTTCGGCTTCAACAGCTGATGCTGATGCACCTGGCGAAAGCATCATCTTCTCCTAGCGACGTTGCATACGAGTAACCGATGCCCACAATAGCACGAACTCCCACCCTTGCTATAACTAAGCTCTTAATCTACAATTTTCCCTCTTGACCGGATGGTGTAACACAACGGACATTGCCAACCGACAACCCGCCGCCAAACACAACCTCATCACCCCGCCGCTCGCCGGAATGGCGTAAGTGGATGCGCCCAAAACCATGCAACTCGGCGACAGAGGATTTCTTTCACGGCCGTCTTCTCTCCGTACGCATTCCCAAGTGTCTGCCATCGATCCGGCGATGCATCCTACAATACAAGTGGTTCTTCGCCGTGGCAGCGCATGCATCCCGTGCGCGCGGGCCGGTCGGTCACGGCATCGTGCGACGCGCGGCCATCGAACTGATGGCCCGGCGGGGCGTCGCTAGGAGGCGGCgtgcgcgccggcgccggcgtcgACCGCGGCGCGGCAGAATGGGCAGGAGTGCGAGGCGGCGCCCTCGAGCCAGGGCAGCGCGCAGCCCCAGTGGAAGCGGTGGCCGCACGGCAGGTGCGCCAGGACGTCGCCCGCGGCGAACTCGTCCAGGCACACGGCGCACTCCGCCTGCTCCGCGGCCTCCCACCGCAGCCGGCTCCACCTCATCAGCCGCCTCATCACGCCCTTCTTCGAGTACACCTCCCGCTGCACGCCCGTCGCCACCGTCGCCGACGAGCCccctccgccaccaccgccgcttCCGTTTGCTCTGCTCAGCTTTATGCTCCCCGTACTGTGATGCCTGCGGAAGTGTTCGACCGATCACACTGAGTGACGAGTGAAGCAGAACAAA
It contains:
- the LOC119337257 gene encoding E3 ubiquitin-protein ligase RDUF1-like isoform X1; its protein translation is MAGMLPGVECARRRRMWQGGGAGADQAAAGTRRLSFCLYAAGHGAAHAVGTGNSGNKQRSGAMDGWALDSNAREAKERLDQKLKSKGSGPDTVIKRHHSTGSIKLSRANGSGGGGGGGSSATVATGVQREVYSKKGVMRRLMRWSRLRWEAAEQAECAVCLDEFAAGDVLAHLPCGHRFHWGCALPWLEGAASHSCPFCRAAVDAGAGAHAAS
- the LOC119337257 gene encoding uncharacterized RING finger protein P32A8.03c-like isoform X2, encoding MAGMLPGVECARRRRMWQGGGAGADQAAAGTRRLSFCLYAAGHGAAHAVGTGNSGNKRSGAMDGWALDSNAREAKERLDQKLKSKGSGPDTVIKRHHSTGSIKLSRANGSGGGGGGGSSATVATGVQREVYSKKGVMRRLMRWSRLRWEAAEQAECAVCLDEFAAGDVLAHLPCGHRFHWGCALPWLEGAASHSCPFCRAAVDAGAGAHAAS